A part of Setaria viridis chromosome 8, Setaria_viridis_v4.0, whole genome shotgun sequence genomic DNA contains:
- the LOC117866656 gene encoding receptor-like protein EIX2, which translates to MAVTPGSCASFHGAAAVMCLLLLFSPAPTTAVAASSASGSCITAERDALISFKAGITNDPGRWLRSWRGQDCCLWYGVRCSTRTGHVVKLDLRNNLLSEHYYFGPAYPPSYILGQGLSGQISSSLLALRHLKHLDLSGNDLGGYKPIPEFMGYLKSLTYLDLSNLNFGGRVPPQLGNLTKLKYLNINQPFSYASDVSWLANLHSLEHLDMSTVDLSAAVDWVHWVNTLPNSRVLDLSGCELNSSIPSLLHKNLTVLENLDLSLNSFQSPAAPNWYWDVTSLKSLKLTNSRLLGPFPDELGNLTKLRTLDMGSNEIQGMIPSTLNRMCSLQNIYLDGVNISGDIAHLMERIPKCSLNSLQELLLDRTNITGTIIESVSNFTALSILDMSNNHLSGSVPVGIGTLQNLTLLRIRDNGFSGVISEEHFSGLTNLKHIDLTHTHLQVMVGSDWEPPFDLHTAALSSCYLGQIHNWLRWQKSISYLNISDTGLIGTIPDWFWTTFSNATSLDLSYNQIAGKLPLNLEFMSSTVLLLQSNNLTGSVPRLPRSIYLLDISKNSLNGQLPSNFGGPNLHAAVLFSNRITGIIPDSVCRSPQLHILDLSNNLLTRGLPDCDREGLKQKNQSRSNSSRVGFGSAHSYILKIHTLLLNNNCLSGGFPLFLKQCQNLRYLDLSQNRFSGKLPAWISDNMPILVMLRLRSNYFSGHISIETTRLSYLHILDLANNTFSGVIPQSLANLEALTTTEDDDYYDYFDNPFDEGFGNTGNYMGISGDSFSLAIKGQVLQYSWNAIFFKSIDLSYNRLVGKIPEEIGSLLGLINLDLSSNFLTGNIPYKIGNLQGLESLDLSSNQLSGEIPWCLSNLTSLSYLNLSYNNLSGRIPSGHQLDTLGADDPTSMYIGNPGLCGRPLPKVCPGDQPPVQRDPVISHEDDKAQIDFHLGLIMGFLVGLWIIFCGLLFKKTRRYAYFSLFDKLYDMFYVCFVVTCQLWFTKAAPN; encoded by the coding sequence ATGGCTGTAACGCCAGGATCATGTGCCTCCTTTCATGGAGCTGCAGCTGTCATGTGCCTCCTGTTGCTCTTTTCCCCAGCGCCAACAACAGCCGTCGCCGCTTCTTCTGCATCAGGCAGCTGCATCACGGCCGAGAGAGATGCGCTAATCTCCTTCAAGGCCGGCATCACGAACGACCCCGGCAGATGGCTGAGATCTTGGCGAGGCCAAGACTGCTGCCTGTGGTACGGCGTGAGGTGCAGCACCAGGACAGGTCACGTCGTCAAACTCGACCTCCGCAATAACTTGCTCTCAGAGCATTATTATTTTGGTCCTGCTTATCCTCCTTCTTACATTCTTGGTCAGGGGTTGAGCGGTCAGATAAGTTCATCTCTTCTTGCCCTACGCCATCTCAAGCACCTAGATCTTAGCGGAAATGACCTCGGGGGTTATAAGCCTATACCGGAATTCATGGGTTATCTCAAGAGCTTGACATATCTCGACCTCTCAAACTTGAATTTCGGTGGTCGAGTACCTCCTCAGCTAGGAAACCTCACCAAACTGAAATACCTCAACATAAATCAACCATTTTCATATGCATCAGATGTTTCATGGTTAGCAAATCTTCACTCGCTGGAGCATCTTGACATGAGCACTGTGGACCTTAGCGCAGCGGTTGACTGGGTTCATTGGGTGAACACCCTCCCAAATTCGAGAGTTCTAGATCTCAGTGGTTGTGAACTTAATAGTTCCATCCCATCACTTCTACACAAAAACCTTACGGTGCTTGAAAATCTGGATCTCTCCCTTAACTCTTTTCAGAGTCCTGCTGCACCCAATTGGTACTGGGATGTGACTAGCCTCAAGAGTCTAAAACTAACTAACTCGCGTTTGTTAGGCCCCTTTCCTGACGAATTGGGTAACTTGACCAAGTTGCGCACCCTTGATATGGGATCCAATGAAATCCAGGGGATGATACCATCAACACTGAACAGAATGTGCAGTTTACAGAATATATACCTCGACGGGGTCAATATCAGTGGGGATATAGCACATCTAATGGAGAGGATACCAAAATGTTCCCTGAATAGTTTGCAAGAGCTACTTTTGGATAGAACCAACATCACTGGCACGATAATAGAATCAGTATCCAACTTCACTGCCTTAAGCATTCTTGACATGAGTAACAACCACTTGAGCGGTTCTGTGCCTGTGGGGATTGGAACGTTACAAAATTTGACTTTATTGAGGATTCGTGATAATGGCTTCAGTGGTGTGATATCAGAAGAACACTTCTCTGGTTTGACGAATTTGAAGCACATTGACTTGACTCATACACATCTTCAAGTCATGGTAGGCTCGGATTGGGAACCCCCGTTCGATCTGCACACGGCAGCTTTATCATCCTGTTATTTGGGTCAAATCCATAATTGGCTTCGATGGCAAAAAAGCATTTCATACCTCAACATTTCAGACACAGGTCTCATTGGTACGATCCCAGATTGGTTTTGGACTACATTTTCTAATGCCACATCTTTGGACCTCTCTTACAACCAAATTGCTGGTAAGTTACCTCTTAATTTGGAGTTCATGTCTTCAACAGTGCTTCTTCTCCAGTCAAATAATTTAACTGGTTCAGTACCAAGGTTACCAAGAAGCATTTACTTATTGGACATCTCAAAAAATTCTTTAAATGGACAACTTCCATCAAATTTTGGAGGCCCAAATTTACATGCTGCAGTTCTGTTTTCCAATCGTATAACTGGGATCATTCCTGACTCAGTTTGTCGATCGCCTCAATTGCATATCTTAGATCTTTCAAACAACCTGCTTACAAGGGGACTACCTGATTGTGACAGAGAAGGGTTGAAACAAAAGAATCAATCTAGGAGCAACTCGTCAAGGGTCGGCTTCGGCTCTGCACATTCTTACATTTTGAAAATCCATACTCTCCTTCTAAACAACAATTGTCTTTCAGGTGGATTTCCTTTATTCTTGAAACAATGCCAAAATCTTAGATACCTCGACCTAAGTCAAAACAGATTCAGTGGAAAGTTACCTGCCTGGATAAGTGATAACATGCCTATATTGGTAATGTTACGGCTAAGATCTAACTACTTTTCAGGTCATATTTCGATTGAAACAACAAGGCTATCTTATCTTCATATTCTTGATCTCGCAAACAACACTTTCTCTGGGGTTATACCACAATCTCTTGCGAACTTGGAAGCTCTCACTACCACTGAGGATGATGATTATTATGATTATTTTGATAATCCTTTCGACGAAGGTTTTGGGAATACGGGAAATTATATGGGTATATCTGGTGATAGCTTTTCGTTGGCAATTAAAGGACAAGTGCTTCAGTACAGTTGGAATGCCATATTTTTTAAGAGCATTGACCTTTCTTACAACAGGTTAGTCGGGAAAATACCTGAAGAAATAGGCTCACTTCTTGGGCTAATAAATTTGGATTTATCATCAAACTTCTTGACTGGAAATATCCCATATAAGATAGGCAATCTACAAGGCTTGGAGTCTCTCGACTTGTCCAGCAACCAACTTTCTGGTGAAATTCCTTGGTGCTTGTCAAATTTGACTTCACTGAGCTATCTGAATTTGTCCTACAATAACCTATCAGGCAGAATACCCTCAGGACATCAATTAGACACTCTAGGGGCAGATGATCCTACTTCAATGTACATTGGCAATCCTGGTCTTTGTGGACGTCCACTGCCAAAGGTATGTCCTGGAGATCAGCCGCCAGTACAAAGAGATCCCGTCATATCGCATGAAGATGACAAGGCTCAAATCGATTTTCATCTCGGTCTGATCATGGGATTCTTGGTAGGCCTTTGGATAATATTTTGTGGCCTTCTGTTTAAGAAGACACGGAGATATGCCTATTTCAGCCTATTCGACAAACTGTATGACATGTTCTATGTCTGTTTTGTAGTCACTTGTCAACTATGGTTCACAAAGGCAGCTCCAAACTGA